One Zeugodacus cucurbitae isolate PBARC_wt_2022May chromosome 3, idZeuCucr1.2, whole genome shotgun sequence genomic region harbors:
- the LOC114804940 gene encoding juvenile hormone esterase gives MRLKPITLLSFFLFCVQVSHQQTPIIETSLGKISGNVFTSRKGRDIYAYRGIHYAKPPTELRRFAAPEPVEAWNETLNASNDGPSCPQSFTMETIDEDCLNLNVYTVNVTASNPVIVYIHGGANIHGSAHSEYGGGPQYLLDEDVVLVSISFRLGAFGFLSTKTYEASGNYGYLDQVLALKWVQQHIKNFGGDVSRVTIIGESAGSMAVTLHLTSPMSKGLFHGAIAMSGSATNHYDIDNVYWSRKLAYDLGCPRYNTQYLLNCLRQISWQRIVNITDSWEPYGMANINWNYEIDGKFLLEHPSEAIFNNRFNRVPIIAGVTLNEFDFEPERLEGSNDLLDDMNDNFGLYATDFLQFKITDNNDERMARIREFYYNNKTINKYNLAGLGKMKSDGLIGHGVYRLVKLAKKYTNVYYYRFDYIGDKSLYSNGAEKAKGVCHADDLIYILPKKTFQVENNSTDIFMIDRMVNLFASFAAKGEPPIIDNITWTPSTANETVVLYNDRKVRMGEQFEVERYALWDELFPIEKSGAGISIPAILLFSFALLWPFLCQSKLL, from the exons ATGAGACTGAAACCAATTACACTTTTaagtttctttttgttttgcgtGCAAGTTTCGCACCAACAGACACCAATTATAGAAACTTCGCTGGGAAAAATAAGTGGTAATGTGTTTACATCGCGTAAAGGGCGAGATATCTACGCTTATCGGGGTATACATTATGCTAAACCACCGACAGAATTGAGACGATTTGCAGCACCAGAACCTGTAGAAGCATGGAACGAAACATTAAATGCATCAAACGATGGACCCTCGTGCCCACAAAGTTTTACCATGGAGACAATAGATGAGGACTGtctaaatttaaatgtatatactgTTAATGTAACAGCATCAAATCCAGTTATAGTATACATACATGGTGGTGCAAATATACATGGAAGCGCACATAGTGAATATGGGGGAGGTCCTCAGTATTTGCTCGATGAGGATGTGGTTCTAGTTAGTATTTCCTTCCGCTTAGGAGCATTCGGTTTCCTAAGTACGAAAACATATGAGGCCAGTGGAAATTATGGATATTTGGATCAAGTGTTGGCACTGAAATGGGTACAACAGCATATTAAAAACTTTGGTGGTGACGTCTCCAGGGTGACTATTATCGGGGAGAGTGCGGGCAGCATGGCGGTTACCCTGCACTTGACATCACCAATGTCGAAAGGTTTGTTTCATGGAGCCATTGCAATGAGTGGCAGTGCAACAAATCATTATGACATAGATAATGTATATTGGAGCCGGAAATTAGCTTATGATCTTGGTTGTCCCAGATACAATACACAATACTTACTGAATTGCCTCAGACAGATTAGTTGGCAGCGAATAGTGAATATAACCGATAGTTGGGAACCATATGGTATGGCGAATATAAACTGGAATTATGAAATCGATGGTAAATTTCTATTAGAGCACCCAAGTGAGGCAATTTTCAACAATCGATTTAATCGTGTGCCAATTATTGCCGGAGTAACACTAAATGAATTTGATTTCGAACCCGAGA GGTTAGAAGGCAGTAACGACTTGCTTGACGATATGAATGATAATTTTGGACTTTATGCAACTGATTTTCTGCAATTTAAAATCACTGATAACAACGACGAGAGGATGGCACGTATCCGTGAGTTTTACTATAACAACAAAACCATAAACAAATATAACCTCGCCGGTCTTGGCAAAATGAAATCGGATGGTCTTATCGGGCATGGTGTATACAGATTGGTGAAActggcaaaaaaatatacaaacgtTTATTATTATCGCTTTGATTATATTGGCGACAAATCATTATACTCAAATGGCGCTGAAAAGGCGAAAG GTGTGTGCCATGCTGATgacctaatatatattttacctaAGAAAACATTTCAAGTGGAGAATAATTCTACCGATATTTTTATGATTGATCGCATGGTTAACCTATTCGCCTCTTTTGCTGCAAAAGG TGAGCCTCCAATTATAGACAACATTACTTGGACGCCTTCAACCGCCAATGAAACGGTAGTTCTGTACAATGATCGGAAAGTTCGTATGGGTGAACAGTTCGAAGTAGAGCGTTACGCATTATGGGATGAGTTGTTTCCAATAGAAAAAAGTGGCGCTGGAATATCAATTCCCGCCATATTGTTATTCTCATTTGCACTCCTTTGGCCTTTTTTATGTCAgagtaaattattataa